One Marinobacter sp. es.048 genomic window, AGCTCATCTGGATAGAGCGTCCCCCTCCTAAGGGGAAGGTAGCAGGTTCGAGTCCTGCCGGGGGTACCATCCTCCCTGAACCAATATTCGCAAAAACGGCTTCCTGAGTCGTCCAAGACCGAACATCTCCCTACCAGAATGACGAATGGTTCAACGCCGCGACGCAAGTCGATAAACCTTCCAGCGCTGCCAGGGGCCCTTCCGTGAGTGACTGCCCGATCCAACCTTCCGGTTGACTCAATGGCAGAGGCGGCTTGGCCATCGATTCAGTCAGGGTTTCGAACCCGACTTTCCCATAAAACGCTGGATCGCCGTAGGTGATCGCCACATCAACACCCTCTGCACAGAGTGAGTCCAAAGCGTGCTTAAGAAGGCGCTGACCAACTCCCTTGCCCTGCCACTGGTTTGCAACCGCCATAGGCGATAGAAGAAAGACTACTCTGGAGTCCCGTGAATAAGTCAGCCTGGTAAAAACAGCGGCCCCTACGAGATCTTCCCCTACGCTGGCAAGAAAAACATGGATATCATCAGGTGCTGTTTCGGTGAGCAGTTTCCGGACGAGATTACCGATAAGAGCGCCTTCCTCAGGGCCTTCCGAGTCGGTAAACGTTGCGGTGAAAAGGTCCTCAATTTCCTTTTCGCCCCCTCTAAACTTACTGGAAAATCTCATTTTTGAGGCCCTTTTTGTAAACTGAACCCTGTGTTGAATTGAACCAACTAGTTAGCGCTGCTCACGGAAATACCGGACCATTATCAATCGCCGACAGTGCCTCATTCACCTGAAAAATCTTGGCGTTTACGGACGGGATCCCGAAACCTTTCAAGCGGGCTGTGTGCA contains:
- a CDS encoding GNAT family N-acetyltransferase, coding for MRFSSKFRGGEKEIEDLFTATFTDSEGPEEGALIGNLVRKLLTETAPDDIHVFLASVGEDLVGAAVFTRLTYSRDSRVVFLLSPMAVANQWQGKGVGQRLLKHALDSLCAEGVDVAITYGDPAFYGKVGFETLTESMAKPPLPLSQPEGWIGQSLTEGPLAALEGLSTCVAALNHSSFW